From Candidatus Electrothrix rattekaaiensis, one genomic window encodes:
- the uvrA gene encoding excinuclease ABC subunit UvrA — translation MNKHFRNSMMRNIYQPVSVRNCTIHLPALSARYKEHIPVTSEPKYISVRGARMHNLKNISVDLPRNQLVVFTGLSGSGKSTLAFDTLYAEGQRRYVESLSTYARQFLGQMDKPDVDLLEGLSPAVSIEQKTTSKNPRSTVGTVTEIYDHLRLLFARAGQPHCPKCGEAISSQSIEDMVNTLLNRSEGAERPEKVILLSPLVVRKKGSHEQILQELRKDGYVRVRVDGEVRPLSEEIKLKKNIFHSIEAVVDRLVLKPGIRRRLDESVSTAVGLSEGTMLVQFPDSGEEVLFSESAACHSCGISIQELSTQLFSFNNPQGACPECSGLGVKQVFAEQLIVPDPGLSLEDGAIAPWSRRKLATHNAQWIQALAAHYDFDPATPFNKLSEEVQQVFLYGSGKQRIEFRYSRGRRHLVSQLPFEGIIPRMDRLFLETTSSRVREETARFMKEQPCPVCHGDRLKPEALAVRVGGRSIIELTRMSIDHLIAELHGMTFSGHYQMIAEPVLKEVQERLGFLHGVGLGYLSLERKAGTLSGGEAQRIRLASQIGSRLAGVLYILDEPSIGLHQRDNNKLIKTLLSLRDLGNTVIVVEHDTDTIAAADHILDIGPGAGVHGGEILYSGPVPGLLDCKDSLTGGYLSGRLSIAVPEKWRKVRKGAKDGLTVKGATINNLRDLTVRFPLGVMTCVTGVSGSGKSSLVMETLYREAHAVLQDGDRPRLLHGLEQLDKVIDIDQSPIGRTPRSNPATYTGVLTPIRELLARLPESRARGYKLGRFSFNIKGGRCEACEGDGVLRIAMHFLPDIYVTCETCQGRRYNRETLEIKYRGKNIADILEMTVEEALDFFQNIPPIKNRLQTVLDVGLGYITLGQSSVTLSGGEAQRVKLARELSKRSTGQTLYILDEPTTGLHPADIQHLLLVLNRLVDSGNTVVVIEHNLDVIKTADHIIDIGPEGGDGGGQMVACGTPEEVAKVPESFTGRFLRQVLGEVGGLNNPIASFGISCNIA, via the coding sequence TTGAACAAACACTTCCGCAACAGTATGATGCGCAATATTTATCAGCCTGTTTCTGTACGCAACTGTACCATACATCTTCCTGCCTTGTCAGCAAGATACAAAGAGCATATTCCCGTGACCTCAGAACCCAAATACATCTCCGTGCGTGGCGCACGGATGCACAACCTGAAGAACATCTCTGTTGATCTGCCCCGCAACCAGCTGGTGGTCTTTACCGGCCTGTCCGGTTCCGGCAAATCCACCCTGGCTTTCGACACCCTGTACGCCGAAGGCCAACGCCGCTACGTGGAATCCCTGTCCACCTATGCCCGCCAGTTCCTCGGCCAGATGGACAAGCCAGACGTGGATTTGCTGGAGGGCCTGTCGCCAGCGGTTTCCATTGAGCAGAAGACCACCTCCAAGAATCCCCGCTCTACCGTGGGCACGGTGACCGAGATCTACGATCATCTCCGCCTGCTCTTTGCCAGGGCCGGGCAACCCCATTGCCCGAAATGCGGAGAGGCTATCAGCTCCCAGTCCATCGAGGACATGGTCAATACCCTGCTGAATCGTTCTGAAGGGGCGGAGCGACCGGAGAAGGTCATCCTGCTCTCTCCGTTAGTCGTTCGCAAGAAGGGGAGCCATGAGCAGATCCTTCAGGAGCTGCGCAAGGACGGTTATGTTCGGGTGCGGGTGGACGGCGAGGTTCGGCCTCTCAGTGAAGAGATCAAGCTCAAGAAAAACATCTTCCATTCCATTGAGGCAGTGGTGGATCGTCTGGTGCTCAAGCCGGGCATCCGCAGACGGCTGGATGAATCGGTGTCCACGGCAGTGGGCCTGAGCGAGGGCACCATGCTGGTCCAGTTCCCAGACAGCGGTGAGGAGGTGCTGTTCTCCGAGTCCGCAGCCTGCCATTCCTGCGGGATTTCGATTCAGGAGCTGTCCACCCAGTTGTTCTCTTTTAATAATCCCCAGGGAGCCTGCCCGGAATGCAGTGGTCTCGGGGTCAAACAGGTCTTTGCCGAACAGCTCATAGTGCCCGATCCCGGTCTCTCTTTGGAGGACGGAGCCATTGCCCCGTGGTCGCGGCGCAAGCTGGCCACCCATAATGCCCAATGGATTCAGGCATTGGCCGCCCATTACGATTTTGATCCGGCAACGCCCTTTAACAAGCTCTCTGAGGAGGTGCAGCAGGTCTTTCTTTACGGTTCCGGCAAGCAGCGCATCGAGTTCCGTTACAGCCGGGGCCGCAGGCATCTGGTCTCCCAGCTCCCCTTTGAGGGCATCATCCCGCGCATGGATCGCCTCTTCCTGGAGACCACCTCGTCCAGAGTACGGGAGGAGACAGCCCGCTTTATGAAGGAGCAGCCCTGTCCGGTCTGTCATGGGGACCGGCTCAAACCTGAGGCCCTGGCGGTGCGCGTCGGCGGACGCAGCATTATCGAACTCACCCGGATGTCCATTGACCACCTTATTGCAGAGCTGCACGGCATGACCTTCAGCGGGCATTATCAGATGATTGCCGAACCGGTGCTCAAGGAGGTGCAGGAGCGGCTGGGATTTCTGCACGGGGTGGGCCTGGGCTATCTCTCCCTGGAGCGCAAGGCCGGGACCCTGTCCGGCGGTGAGGCCCAGCGGATCAGACTGGCCTCCCAGATCGGCTCGCGGCTGGCCGGGGTGCTTTATATCCTGGATGAACCGAGCATCGGCCTCCATCAACGGGACAACAACAAGCTGATCAAGACCCTGTTGAGCCTCCGCGATCTGGGCAACACGGTCATTGTGGTGGAGCACGACACCGACACCATTGCGGCGGCGGATCATATCCTGGATATCGGTCCCGGTGCGGGTGTGCATGGCGGCGAGATTCTGTACTCCGGCCCGGTCCCCGGCCTGCTGGACTGCAAGGACTCCCTGACCGGCGGCTATCTCTCCGGCAGGCTGTCCATTGCTGTGCCTGAGAAATGGCGAAAGGTGCGCAAGGGGGCCAAGGACGGCCTGACCGTCAAGGGGGCCACCATCAATAATCTCCGTGATCTGACTGTCCGCTTTCCTCTCGGGGTGATGACCTGCGTCACCGGGGTGTCAGGCTCGGGCAAGAGTTCCCTGGTTATGGAGACCCTGTATCGGGAGGCCCACGCCGTGCTTCAGGATGGCGACAGGCCCAGGCTGCTGCACGGGCTGGAGCAGCTGGACAAAGTGATTGATATCGACCAGAGTCCCATCGGCAGGACACCGCGCTCCAACCCGGCCACCTATACCGGCGTGCTTACGCCTATCCGGGAGCTGCTGGCCCGCCTGCCTGAGTCCAGGGCACGGGGCTATAAGCTGGGACGGTTCAGCTTTAATATCAAGGGCGGTCGCTGCGAGGCCTGCGAGGGTGACGGGGTGCTGCGTATTGCCATGCATTTCCTGCCGGATATCTATGTCACCTGCGAGACCTGTCAGGGCAGACGCTATAACCGGGAGACCCTGGAGATCAAGTATCGGGGCAAGAATATCGCTGACATCCTGGAGATGACCGTGGAGGAGGCCCTGGACTTTTTCCAAAATATCCCGCCCATCAAGAACCGGCTCCAAACCGTGCTGGATGTGGGGCTGGGCTACATCACCCTGGGCCAGTCCTCAGTAACCCTGTCCGGGGGCGAGGCCCAGCGGGTCAAGCTGGCCCGTGAACTGAGCAAACGCTCCACCGGGCAGACCCTGTACATCCTGGACGAACCCACCACCGGCCTCCATCCGGCGGATATCCAGCACCTGCTGCTGGTGCTCAACCGACTGGTGGACAGCGGCAATACCGTGGTGGTGATTGAGCATAACCTGGATGTGATCAAGACGGCGGATCATATTATTGATATCGGCCCGGAAGGCGGGGACGGGGGCGGGCAGATGGTGGCCTGCGGTACGCCGGAGGAGGTTGCAAAGGTGCCGGAGTCGTTTACCGGGCGGTTTTTGCGGCAGGTTTTGGGGGAGGTGGGAGGGCTAAATAACCCGATTGCATCTTTTGGAATTTCATGCAATATTGCGTGA
- a CDS encoding tetratricopeptide repeat protein codes for MDNRFENKGKDQNIVQGDRAIGKQVNITQKVTGNNNVVSATGDIHVHPEPAPVIPRQLPYLDACFLGRDKELTEMIEQLHPGKVVAVCGPGGMGKSALAAQAVHKLEQDRFPDGIVFHSFYHQASTDMALQTICHAFQVEAKAGLAGAVQAALAGKKALLILDGTEEAEDLKAVLDLRSTCGVLITSRKRSDAQKHRLDLKPLENKQAVDVFCEYSGAEADDESVQGICEILDGWPVGLRIAGRYVSSTGESTADYLRWLEQEPFQELGDGEHQEENAALLLRRSVSQVSEDSRLVLGVAGTLTFAPIAREPVVDLLDENVRRTRTALNELVNYGLLDKREKLWQISHALIHTYAHTKLFLNKKSLERLAHYYMCFCTEQSKAGWDGYVRLDGEWNHCLRLIAACFDSELWQEVQGLERAIWNYLDRRGWWRERLPALEMRLKAAQKVDDRKDEGVCMNNIGYTYDRLGKHNQALFWHKQSLSIRREINDKEGEGVSLSNIGDIYQQQGEHEQALQYFERSLSIAQEIGDQELEGTILNNIGRVYHNQGNYKQALHYYEQCLPIARELGHYLLKGTTLNNIGAIYREQGTLGKALEYSEQALAIRRQLRDRAGEAESCWNMGIIYIELEDFAHAGEYMGLAMNIAEKMNLPTLNEWRVYLTQVEAVLSSRWRFCLYKIFMTLLKWVRARAARRGA; via the coding sequence ATGGATAACCGATTTGAGAATAAAGGCAAAGACCAGAATATTGTCCAAGGCGACAGGGCCATTGGCAAGCAGGTCAACATCACGCAGAAGGTGACAGGAAACAACAACGTCGTCTCAGCGACCGGTGATATTCACGTTCATCCTGAACCGGCCCCTGTTATCCCTCGTCAGTTGCCATACCTTGATGCCTGCTTTCTTGGCCGGGACAAGGAGCTTACCGAGATGATCGAGCAGCTTCACCCCGGCAAGGTCGTAGCAGTGTGCGGACCTGGCGGTATGGGCAAGAGTGCGCTGGCGGCCCAAGCTGTGCATAAGCTGGAGCAAGACCGCTTCCCGGATGGCATTGTCTTTCATAGTTTTTACCACCAGGCCAGCACGGACATGGCCCTGCAAACCATTTGCCACGCCTTCCAAGTCGAGGCAAAAGCTGGTCTTGCTGGTGCTGTGCAGGCTGCCCTTGCAGGTAAGAAGGCCCTGCTCATTCTCGATGGGACAGAGGAAGCCGAAGACCTGAAAGCGGTGCTTGATCTGCGCAGCACCTGCGGGGTACTGATTACCAGTCGGAAGCGGTCAGACGCGCAGAAGCACCGGCTTGATCTGAAGCCGCTAGAAAACAAACAGGCAGTGGACGTATTTTGTGAGTACAGCGGTGCCGAAGCTGATGACGAAAGCGTACAGGGCATCTGCGAGATACTGGACGGCTGGCCCGTGGGGTTGCGGATTGCCGGGCGGTATGTCAGCAGCACGGGTGAAAGCACGGCAGACTATCTGCGTTGGTTGGAACAAGAACCCTTTCAGGAGTTGGGCGATGGTGAACATCAAGAAGAAAATGCGGCACTGCTACTACGGCGTAGCGTGTCCCAAGTAAGTGAGGATTCCCGATTAGTGCTGGGTGTGGCAGGCACCTTAACCTTTGCACCTATTGCCCGTGAACCAGTGGTAGATCTCCTTGATGAAAATGTACGTAGAACACGTACTGCCCTGAACGAATTAGTCAATTACGGCCTGCTGGATAAACGGGAGAAGCTCTGGCAGATAAGTCACGCCCTGATCCATACCTATGCCCACACCAAGCTTTTTCTGAACAAAAAGAGTCTGGAACGGCTAGCCCACTATTATATGTGCTTCTGCACGGAACAAAGCAAGGCTGGATGGGATGGCTATGTCCGCCTAGATGGTGAATGGAATCACTGCCTGCGCTTAATTGCAGCCTGTTTTGACAGCGAGCTGTGGCAGGAAGTGCAGGGTCTAGAAAGGGCAATATGGAATTACCTTGACAGACGGGGTTGGTGGAGAGAACGGCTCCCTGCCCTTGAGATGCGGCTGAAGGCGGCTCAAAAGGTAGATGACCGTAAAGACGAAGGTGTATGTATGAACAACATTGGCTATACATATGACAGGCTCGGGAAGCATAACCAGGCTCTCTTCTGGCATAAGCAAAGCCTATCTATACGCCGTGAGATAAATGACAAGGAGGGAGAAGGAGTAAGTCTGAGCAACATTGGGGATATTTATCAACAACAGGGCGAGCACGAGCAAGCTTTGCAATATTTTGAGCGGAGTCTGAGCATAGCACAAGAAATTGGCGATCAGGAGCTAGAAGGCACGATCCTAAATAATATCGGTCGGGTTTATCACAACCAAGGCAACTATAAACAGGCCTTACACTACTATGAGCAATGCCTACCTATAGCAAGAGAGCTTGGTCATTATTTATTGAAAGGCACAACCTTGAATAATATTGGCGCAATTTACCGTGAGCAGGGTACGCTTGGTAAAGCGTTGGAGTATAGTGAACAGGCCCTAGCTATTCGCCGCCAGCTGCGAGATCGGGCCGGTGAAGCAGAGTCGTGCTGGAATATGGGTATTATCTATATTGAGTTGGAAGACTTTGCCCATGCCGGTGAATATATGGGCCTAGCCATGAATATTGCAGAAAAAATGAATCTTCCTACCTTGAATGAATGGCGTGTTTACCTAACCCAAGTGGAGGCTGTATTGAGTAGTCGCTGGAGATTCTGTTTATATAAGATTTTCATGACTCTTTTGAAATGGGTGCGGGCACGGGCAGCGCGGCGTGGGGCATAG
- a CDS encoding type II toxin-antitoxin system HipA family toxin → MAAGMQDVEVRFTVSPEESLPVGVLAIQGHRLFFEYHSSWLQRNLELSPFILPAKAGLVEHQQRNFGPLFGLFDDSLPDGWGLLLMDRHFRSLGREPSTLSPLDRLLYLGRSTMGALTYYPPEARTSETDLLDLHDLAARSQQIFAGDEAEILPLLLRTGGSPGGARPKVLVGWNGQDRRIIAGDDDLPPGFEHWLVKFSAEEDSRDAGPVEYAYALMACAAGIAMPETRLFTTEQGESFFGIKRFDRGPDNLRYHIHTFGNLIQANFRIPSCDYADLFKVTTLLTRNHDDLLRAFRLMLFNILTHNRDDHVKNFSFILDDRTGKWSLAPAYDLTFADGPGGEHSMTVAGEGRVPAYRQVAALAGQYGVAENELEMMIDEVAAAVERWPEFARVAGVRGVVSAKISRRFSPF, encoded by the coding sequence ATGGCTGCTGGAATGCAGGACGTAGAGGTACGATTTACTGTTTCGCCGGAAGAATCACTGCCAGTGGGTGTTCTGGCGATACAGGGGCATCGCCTGTTTTTTGAATACCATTCTTCCTGGCTGCAAAGGAACCTGGAACTCTCCCCCTTTATCCTGCCTGCCAAAGCCGGTCTTGTGGAACATCAGCAGCGGAATTTCGGGCCGCTTTTCGGGCTTTTTGATGATTCCTTGCCCGACGGCTGGGGACTGTTGCTCATGGATCGGCATTTTCGCAGCCTGGGTCGTGAACCGAGCACCCTTTCTCCCCTTGACCGCCTGCTGTACCTAGGCCGTTCCACTATGGGCGCATTGACCTATTATCCTCCTGAGGCCCGGACTTCGGAGACAGATTTGCTGGATCTTCATGATTTGGCTGCTCGTTCTCAACAAATCTTTGCCGGTGACGAGGCTGAAATATTGCCCCTCTTATTGCGCACCGGCGGTAGTCCGGGCGGAGCACGGCCCAAGGTGCTTGTCGGCTGGAATGGGCAGGACAGGAGGATTATTGCTGGTGACGATGATTTGCCTCCTGGTTTTGAGCACTGGCTGGTCAAATTTTCAGCCGAAGAAGACAGCCGCGATGCCGGGCCGGTGGAGTATGCCTATGCCCTTATGGCCTGTGCTGCCGGTATTGCAATGCCGGAAACCCGATTGTTTACCACCGAACAGGGAGAGTCTTTTTTCGGGATCAAACGTTTTGATCGCGGCCCGGATAACCTCCGTTACCATATCCACACCTTTGGTAATCTCATCCAGGCCAATTTCCGTATCCCGTCCTGTGATTATGCCGACCTTTTCAAGGTGACCACCCTGCTGACCCGCAATCATGATGATCTGCTGCGGGCCTTCCGGCTGATGCTGTTCAACATCCTGACCCATAATCGGGATGACCATGTGAAGAATTTCAGTTTTATTCTGGATGATCGCACAGGCAAATGGTCTCTGGCCCCGGCCTATGACCTCACCTTTGCCGACGGCCCCGGAGGCGAGCACAGCATGACCGTGGCCGGTGAAGGTCGTGTTCCTGCGTACAGGCAGGTTGCTGCGCTGGCAGGGCAGTATGGTGTTGCCGAGAATGAACTGGAAATGATGATTGATGAGGTTGCCGCTGCTGTGGAACGTTGGCCGGAGTTTGCTCGGGTTGCCGGGGTCAGAGGGGTGGTTAGTGCGAAGATTTCTCGGCGTTTCTCTCCTTTCTGA
- a CDS encoding helix-turn-helix transcriptional regulator, translating to MLTSIPALLTPPETEQLLAERFKTLRLQAGYKRTTLAARAGVSPASLKRFETTGQVSLKNLLRLAHALGRLPEFADLFTPPEARSLAELREVTRQKTPKRGKI from the coding sequence ATGCTCACCTCCATCCCCGCACTCCTCACACCGCCGGAAACAGAACAGCTGTTGGCGGAACGCTTCAAGACCCTGCGCCTTCAGGCTGGCTATAAACGGACCACCTTGGCTGCTCGGGCCGGAGTGTCTCCGGCTTCTCTGAAACGCTTTGAGACAACTGGGCAGGTTTCCCTGAAAAATCTTTTGCGTCTGGCTCACGCCCTTGGTCGGCTGCCTGAGTTTGCCGACCTTTTTACTCCTCCTGAGGCACGCTCTCTGGCGGAGTTGCGGGAGGTGACCCGACAAAAAACACCGAAACGGGGAAAAATCTGA
- a CDS encoding nucleotidyltransferase family protein, whose protein sequence is MKNIIGILLAAGNSIRFGGDKLSYPLPDGESIGLTSGRKLINVLTDSVAVVRAGDVQLTEELVQLGFRKVIQPNPAAGMGNSIARGIQAAQHADGWLIILADMPWIQTETLQHIAGALVNGAAIAAPVFQGRRGHPVGFSQQFQEELAALDGDSGAKKLLKTHAAMVQLLPVDDRGIVQDVDRRTDI, encoded by the coding sequence ATGAAGAATATCATCGGTATTCTCCTGGCTGCAGGCAACAGCATCCGCTTTGGTGGTGACAAGCTTTCTTATCCTTTGCCTGATGGTGAATCCATCGGCCTGACTTCCGGTCGTAAGCTCATCAACGTACTTACAGACAGTGTTGCAGTCGTGCGTGCAGGTGATGTGCAGCTTACTGAAGAGCTGGTGCAGCTCGGTTTCAGGAAGGTTATTCAGCCGAATCCCGCAGCAGGCATGGGGAACAGTATAGCGCGGGGCATACAGGCCGCCCAGCATGCCGACGGCTGGCTCATCATCTTGGCCGATATGCCCTGGATACAGACGGAAACACTGCAGCATATTGCTGGTGCGCTTGTTAACGGTGCTGCTATTGCTGCCCCGGTCTTTCAGGGCAGACGCGGTCATCCGGTAGGATTCAGCCAGCAGTTTCAGGAAGAGTTAGCAGCACTGGACGGTGACAGCGGCGCGAAAAAACTGCTCAAAACTCATGCAGCAATGGTGCAGTTACTCCCTGTGGATGATCGCGGTATTGTCCAGGATGTGGATAGACGTACCGATATATGA
- a CDS encoding XdhC family protein, whose protein sequence is MADITYGTDREVLAAAADWVNAGQRVALVTVVKTWGSSPRPPGSLLVMRGDGRFEGSVSGGCIEDNLIARFCEKTLAVTRSMLISYGVQGGDAARFGLPCGGRLELLLEPLQDAAPLNALLADLKANKLVRRQVCLKTDEVTLHPAAPEEEFFADAETVNQIFGPSWHLLLIGAGQLARYTARIALLLGYQVTVCDPRDEHCRGWQEEGVELICTLPDEAATALADHPRAAVVTLAHDPRVDDMALMEALQNSTFYVGALGSRKTSADRRERLQQLELSTEEISRLHAPVGLDIGSHTPPEIALSIMAEITAARHAAAPFRLQQAG, encoded by the coding sequence ATGGCTGACATCACGTATGGCACTGATCGCGAAGTCCTTGCAGCGGCAGCTGACTGGGTCAATGCAGGACAGCGAGTTGCCCTGGTCACGGTCGTCAAGACCTGGGGTTCTTCACCGCGTCCGCCCGGCTCGCTGCTGGTGATGCGCGGTGACGGCCGTTTCGAGGGGTCGGTATCAGGCGGTTGCATAGAAGATAATCTCATTGCCCGTTTTTGTGAAAAAACACTTGCTGTCACCCGGTCTATGCTCATCAGTTATGGCGTCCAAGGCGGTGATGCTGCCCGCTTCGGCCTGCCCTGCGGCGGACGTCTGGAATTACTGCTTGAACCGCTGCAGGATGCAGCACCGCTGAACGCTCTTCTGGCTGATCTGAAGGCAAATAAACTGGTGCGGCGGCAGGTTTGCCTCAAAACCGATGAAGTAACATTGCATCCTGCCGCACCGGAAGAGGAGTTTTTTGCCGATGCCGAAACGGTCAATCAGATATTCGGCCCCTCCTGGCATTTACTGCTGATCGGAGCTGGACAGCTGGCACGGTATACCGCACGTATTGCCCTGTTGTTAGGCTATCAGGTGACAGTATGCGATCCCCGTGATGAACATTGTCGAGGCTGGCAGGAAGAGGGTGTCGAGCTTATCTGTACGCTGCCTGATGAAGCTGCAACAGCACTTGCCGACCATCCCCGCGCTGCTGTTGTTACCCTTGCCCATGATCCGAGAGTAGACGATATGGCCTTGATGGAGGCCTTACAAAACAGCACTTTTTACGTCGGTGCCCTGGGTTCGCGTAAAACCAGTGCTGATCGGCGGGAACGTCTGCAACAGCTCGAACTCAGTACAGAAGAGATCAGCCGCCTCCATGCCCCTGTGGGCCTGGATATCGGTAGTCACACCCCACCTGAAATCGCCCTGTCCATTATGGCCGAAATTACAGCAGCGCGGCATGCTGCGGCCCCTTTCCGTCTCCAGCAGGCAGGATGA
- a CDS encoding xanthine dehydrogenase family protein molybdopterin-binding subunit, protein MHAIRTIDRRDFLKLGLAAGAGLTLGFAVPEGAVSTVQADGSPVPMPFSPNAFLRIRTDNTVTVIAKHLEMGQGSHTGLATIIAEELDADWTQIKVEGAPADNKRYNNLLWGNMQGTGGSTAIANSWMQMREAGAAARAMLVNAAAEQWQVKAADIKVVNGTVSHGEKSASLGELAEAAGKQQVPEKLKLKDPAQFQLIGKKIPRKDTSEKINGTAIFTQDVQLPDMLTAVVAHPPMFGATVKNVDDKAARAVVGVQDVIQIPSGVAVVAKDFWAAKTGRDALKIDWDESKAFKQGSENIFQQYAELADKPGAVARKDGDAAALLEKADNVVEAEYRYPFLAHAALEPLNCVIHYHGDSAEVWNGEQMQTGDQRALATLFGLKPDQVKINMLYAGGSFGRRANPKADYLLETAHIAKGLKKQVPVKLVWTREDDMRGGWYRPLNLHRIRAVLDKDGMPKVWHHRLVGQSIMSGTPLAAAIQGGVDPTSVEGANNQPYQIPNQLVELHSPELPVPIQWWRSVGSTHTAYTVETFIDELAAKAGKDPVEYRLALLKEHPRHSAVLKLAAEKAGWGNVPASSTGDGKQKGRGVAVHKSFKSYVAMVADVTVENGTFKVDKVVIAVDCGIAVNPDIIKAQMEGGMGFGLAMISGSEITLDKGRVQQSNFHDYQVLHLPDMPDVQVHIVPSPEAPTGVGEPATPVIAPAVANALAAATGKRHYNLPLHAV, encoded by the coding sequence ATGCATGCAATACGTACAATCGACCGTCGTGATTTTTTGAAACTGGGCTTGGCCGCAGGTGCCGGATTGACCTTGGGCTTTGCCGTCCCGGAAGGTGCAGTAAGCACTGTTCAGGCAGATGGCAGTCCAGTCCCAATGCCTTTCAGTCCTAATGCTTTTTTACGGATCAGAACAGACAATACGGTCACGGTGATTGCCAAACATCTGGAAATGGGCCAGGGAAGCCATACCGGCCTGGCCACCATCATTGCGGAAGAACTGGACGCTGACTGGACGCAGATCAAAGTGGAAGGAGCACCTGCTGATAATAAACGATACAATAATCTCTTATGGGGCAATATGCAGGGCACTGGCGGCAGCACGGCTATTGCCAACTCCTGGATGCAGATGCGCGAAGCAGGGGCAGCAGCACGGGCTATGCTTGTCAATGCAGCAGCTGAACAGTGGCAGGTGAAGGCAGCAGATATCAAAGTGGTGAACGGTACAGTCAGTCACGGTGAAAAATCTGCGAGCCTGGGTGAACTGGCAGAGGCAGCTGGCAAACAGCAGGTGCCGGAAAAACTCAAGCTCAAAGATCCGGCGCAGTTTCAGCTGATCGGTAAAAAGATACCCCGGAAAGATACCAGCGAAAAAATCAACGGCACTGCGATATTTACCCAGGATGTGCAGCTCCCGGATATGCTCACTGCCGTGGTTGCCCATCCGCCGATGTTCGGTGCTACTGTCAAAAATGTTGACGATAAGGCAGCACGGGCAGTGGTTGGTGTCCAGGATGTTATCCAAATTCCCTCCGGTGTTGCTGTGGTGGCAAAAGATTTCTGGGCAGCAAAGACGGGCCGTGATGCTCTGAAGATTGACTGGGACGAATCCAAAGCCTTTAAACAGGGCAGCGAGAATATTTTTCAACAATATGCAGAGCTAGCAGACAAACCAGGTGCTGTTGCCCGCAAAGATGGTGATGCTGCAGCTCTTCTGGAAAAAGCTGATAATGTCGTGGAAGCGGAATACCGGTATCCTTTCCTGGCCCATGCTGCTCTGGAACCGTTAAACTGCGTTATCCATTATCACGGTGACAGTGCTGAAGTATGGAACGGCGAACAGATGCAGACCGGAGATCAGCGGGCTCTTGCAACCCTGTTCGGCCTGAAGCCGGACCAGGTCAAGATCAACATGCTGTACGCAGGCGGTTCCTTTGGCCGCCGAGCCAACCCTAAAGCAGATTATCTGCTGGAAACTGCGCATATCGCCAAAGGCTTAAAAAAGCAGGTACCGGTGAAATTAGTCTGGACACGGGAAGATGACATGCGGGGCGGTTGGTACCGTCCACTCAACCTGCACCGCATCCGTGCTGTTCTGGACAAAGACGGTATGCCTAAAGTCTGGCATCACCGGCTCGTTGGGCAGTCAATCATGAGCGGTACACCCCTTGCTGCTGCCATACAAGGCGGTGTTGATCCGACTTCAGTGGAAGGCGCAAACAATCAGCCCTATCAGATACCGAATCAGCTCGTGGAACTGCATTCTCCTGAATTACCAGTACCTATTCAGTGGTGGCGTTCTGTTGGCTCCACCCATACTGCCTATACTGTAGAAACCTTTATTGATGAGCTGGCAGCTAAAGCAGGTAAAGATCCGGTGGAATACCGCCTGGCCTTACTGAAAGAGCATCCCCGCCACAGTGCGGTTCTCAAACTCGCAGCGGAAAAGGCTGGCTGGGGTAACGTACCGGCAAGTTCCACCGGAGACGGCAAGCAGAAAGGTCGCGGTGTTGCTGTGCATAAATCCTTCAAATCCTATGTAGCAATGGTTGCGGATGTCACGGTTGAGAACGGCACATTCAAGGTAGACAAGGTAGTTATTGCTGTGGACTGCGGCATTGCGGTTAATCCTGACATCATTAAAGCGCAGATGGAAGGTGGTATGGGCTTTGGCCTGGCTATGATTTCAGGCAGTGAAATCACGCTCGACAAAGGCCGGGTGCAGCAGAGTAATTTTCACGATTATCAGGTGCTGCATCTTCCAGATATGCCAGATGTGCAGGTGCATATTGTTCCGTCGCCAGAGGCACCCACCGGTGTCGGAGAACCGGCCACTCCGGTCATCGCACCTGCGGTGGCAAATGCTCTTGCAGCAGCCACAGGAAAGCGGCATTATAATCTGCCCTTACACGCTGTTTAA
- a CDS encoding (2Fe-2S)-binding protein, whose translation MIKLTINGTEYELDVADDMPLLWAIRDHAKLTGTKFGCGVGLCSACTVHLDGQPVQSCSTPVSLAAGKQITTIEGIGETAEGKAIQEAWKTLEVVQCGYCQPGQIMSAAALLKHTPKPGDTDIDKAMGNNICRCNTYHRIRAGIHAAAEKKSA comes from the coding sequence ATGATCAAATTGACCATCAACGGTACTGAATATGAACTGGATGTTGCCGACGATATGCCTCTACTGTGGGCGATTCGTGACCATGCCAAGCTGACTGGAACAAAGTTCGGCTGCGGTGTCGGGCTGTGCAGTGCCTGCACGGTCCACCTCGACGGGCAGCCTGTCCAATCCTGCTCCACGCCAGTTTCACTGGCCGCAGGGAAACAGATTACCACTATTGAAGGTATTGGAGAAACAGCGGAAGGTAAGGCTATCCAGGAAGCCTGGAAAACATTGGAAGTCGTGCAGTGCGGTTATTGCCAGCCGGGCCAGATCATGAGTGCAGCAGCCTTGCTGAAGCATACCCCTAAACCAGGCGATACAGACATTGACAAGGCTATGGGGAATAATATCTGCCGCTGCAATACCTACCACCGCATCCGTGCCGGTATTCATGCGGCTGCGGAAAAAAAATCAGCATAA